In one Halosimplex halophilum genomic region, the following are encoded:
- a CDS encoding methytransferase partner Trm112, translating to MKEDLLDIVCCPLDKHDLELDATEREDGEIISGTLTCTDCGEVYPIEDGIPNLLPPDMREEAPA from the coding sequence ATGAAGGAGGACCTGCTGGACATCGTCTGCTGTCCGCTGGACAAACACGACCTCGAGCTCGACGCGACCGAGCGCGAGGACGGCGAGATCATCTCGGGGACGCTCACCTGCACCGACTGCGGCGAGGTCTACCCCATCGAGGACGGCATCCCGAACCTGCTGCCGCCGGACATGCGCGAGGAGGCGCCGGCCTGA
- a CDS encoding glutamate-cysteine ligase family protein, which produces MPAHDSPIRRSVEVEYWVIDERGRLTEPGTLVDASPGAEREFVEPLLEVKTTPCETTAALRGELTERVAAVLDRADEVDKRLVPLATPVHAEEVAELPSARTRVQNEVVGSDFEYVRHCAGTHVHVEQQPGVAVDQHNAFVALDPALALVNASPYFRGQRLAAGARSKLYRWMAYDDIPHQGRLWPYVDDREEYTRRLERRYEDFETAAMDAGVARRAVAKHFDPESAVWTPVQFREAFSTVEWRSPDAALPSDAVRLADRLAALVGRLDEVEVRIEGDRGRIGHDEVVLPEFDAVIGYVNDAIRDGLASSSVRSYLDRMGFDVSAYDPVSHEIDGRATVSPAEARDIRLEHADRLAADVRRAGPLVGD; this is translated from the coding sequence GTGCCAGCACACGACTCACCGATACGGCGGAGCGTCGAGGTCGAGTACTGGGTGATAGACGAACGGGGGCGGCTGACGGAACCGGGGACGCTGGTCGACGCGTCGCCCGGCGCCGAGCGGGAGTTCGTCGAGCCGCTGCTGGAGGTCAAGACGACACCGTGCGAGACGACGGCGGCGCTACGCGGCGAACTCACCGAGCGCGTGGCGGCGGTCCTCGACCGCGCCGACGAGGTCGACAAGCGGCTCGTCCCGCTCGCGACGCCGGTCCACGCCGAGGAGGTCGCCGAACTCCCGTCGGCTCGCACGCGCGTCCAGAACGAGGTCGTCGGGTCGGACTTCGAGTACGTCCGCCACTGCGCGGGCACGCACGTCCACGTCGAGCAACAGCCCGGGGTCGCGGTCGACCAGCACAACGCCTTCGTCGCGCTCGACCCGGCGCTGGCGCTGGTCAACGCCTCGCCGTACTTCCGGGGCCAGCGCCTCGCCGCGGGCGCCCGCTCGAAGCTCTACCGCTGGATGGCCTACGACGACATCCCCCACCAGGGGCGGCTGTGGCCGTACGTCGACGACCGCGAGGAGTACACCCGGCGGCTGGAGCGGCGCTACGAGGACTTCGAGACGGCGGCCATGGACGCGGGCGTCGCCCGCCGGGCGGTCGCGAAACACTTCGACCCCGAGAGCGCCGTCTGGACGCCGGTCCAGTTCCGCGAGGCGTTCTCGACCGTCGAGTGGCGCTCGCCCGACGCCGCGCTCCCGAGCGACGCGGTCCGGCTCGCCGACCGCCTCGCCGCGCTGGTCGGCCGGCTGGACGAGGTCGAGGTCCGGATCGAGGGCGACCGCGGCCGGATCGGTCACGACGAGGTCGTCCTCCCGGAGTTCGACGCCGTCATCGGCTACGTCAACGACGCGATCCGGGACGGGCTGGCCTCCTCGTCGGTCCGGTCGTACCTCGACCGGATGGGCTTCGACGTGTCCGCCTACGACCCCGTGTCCCACGAGATCGACGGCCGGGCGACCGTCTCCCCCGCCGAGGCCCGCGACATCCGGCTGGAGCACGCCGACCGGCTCGCCGCCGACGTTCGCCGCGCCGGACCGCTCGTCGGCGACTGA